The following proteins are co-located in the Maridesulfovibrio sp. genome:
- a CDS encoding metalloregulator ArsR/SmtB family transcription factor, protein MEILKFSKALSDEIRIRLLAMLRDNELNVGEVVQVLGMSQPRVSRHLKIMHESGLLESRREGLWNFYRLARSGSGNRFAESIGWLIENEPEVEEDRIRVAKVLAERNLETRKFFDEIAEDWERLQSDVFGDFNLDSELLTLVNRCNVGVDLGCGNGSLLESLLSKCNTVIGVDSSPKMLELAEKRLGNHPDVSLRIGELTHLPLRDWEADLTFISMVLHHLPRPDKAVAEAARTLSSGGKLVVADFLSHSNERMRSEFGDRRLGFTEEELSGWMKDAGLGSMDIRRYPVNEGLTVLVCISEKK, encoded by the coding sequence ATGGAAATTTTGAAATTCAGCAAAGCGTTGTCCGATGAGATTCGCATCAGGCTTTTGGCCATGCTTCGGGATAACGAACTCAATGTTGGTGAGGTTGTGCAGGTTTTGGGAATGTCCCAGCCGCGTGTGTCCCGCCATTTGAAAATCATGCACGAGAGCGGTCTTCTGGAATCCAGAAGGGAAGGGCTCTGGAATTTCTACCGTCTGGCCCGTTCCGGCAGCGGCAACCGTTTTGCGGAATCCATCGGCTGGCTCATTGAGAATGAGCCGGAAGTTGAAGAGGACCGTATCCGGGTAGCCAAGGTTTTAGCCGAACGCAATTTGGAAACTCGCAAATTTTTTGATGAAATTGCCGAAGATTGGGAGCGCTTGCAGAGTGATGTGTTCGGTGATTTCAATTTGGATAGCGAACTGCTGACCCTTGTGAACCGCTGCAATGTTGGTGTCGACCTTGGTTGCGGAAACGGTTCACTGCTGGAAAGCCTGCTTTCCAAATGCAATACTGTGATCGGCGTGGACAGCTCTCCCAAGATGCTGGAGCTGGCGGAAAAACGTCTGGGTAACCATCCTGACGTCAGCCTGCGCATCGGTGAACTGACCCATCTGCCCCTGCGCGACTGGGAGGCAGACCTGACCTTTATTTCCATGGTCCTGCACCACCTGCCGCGCCCGGATAAGGCTGTTGCTGAAGCAGCGCGGACTCTTTCCAGTGGTGGTAAATTGGTCGTTGCCGATTTCCTGTCTCATTCAAATGAGCGGATGCGCAGTGAATTCGGTGACCGCAGGCTCGGTTTTACAGAAGAAGAACTCAGCGGCTGGATGAAGGATGCCGGACTCGGTTCCATGGATATCCGCCGTTATCCCGTAAATGAAGGACTGACCGTCCTTGTATGTATATCTGAAAAAAAATAA